In Candidatus Syntrophoarchaeum caldarius, the following are encoded in one genomic region:
- a CDS encoding glycyl-tRNA synthetease encodes MDIYDEVMELARRRGFLWHSFEIYGGTAGFYDYGPLGAALKRNIERLWRRFYIAGEGFYEIETPIIGIEEIFRASGHLSSFTDPIVECESCKEFFRADHVGDRCPSCGGAFGEVFEFNLMFETSIGPGSKRTGYLRPETAQGMFVDFPRLLRFFREKLPFGVVQVGKAFRNEISPRQGLIRLREFTQAEAEIFIDPTNKRHPGFDAIKDETLMLLPEGADEASKWRLHDAVKEGVIASEFLAYHIYLTYRFLIEIGISHDRLRFRQHEADEMAHYAADCWDAEVLLDRLGWVEVVGIADRTDYDLRAHEAVSGEKLRIFRAYDETDTVKRVKLKPKMALIGPRFKDRAKKIAEALDLIDATTIGDQDIVLNIDGEEVTITQDMFESVTVEEEISGEEVIPHVIEPSFGIDRIFFAVMEHSFYQEEVEGEMRNVLRFLPGIAPIDACVLPLLGSREELLELSKQIHQNLRRAGFIVEHDASGTIGRRYRRQDEIGTLFCITIDYETIEDNTVTVRFRDSMDQVRVKVDELPDWLSRECGR; translated from the coding sequence ATGGACATCTATGATGAGGTCATGGAGCTTGCACGAAGAAGGGGTTTTCTGTGGCATTCCTTCGAGATCTATGGTGGAACTGCCGGGTTCTATGATTACGGGCCCCTGGGTGCGGCATTGAAGCGAAATATCGAACGTCTATGGCGAAGGTTTTATATCGCAGGTGAAGGATTCTATGAGATCGAAACACCCATCATCGGGATTGAAGAGATATTTCGTGCATCAGGACATCTCTCAAGCTTCACAGACCCAATTGTAGAATGTGAATCGTGCAAAGAGTTCTTCAGGGCGGATCATGTTGGAGATAGATGTCCTTCGTGTGGTGGTGCGTTTGGCGAGGTATTTGAGTTTAATCTGATGTTTGAGACCTCAATCGGACCAGGATCAAAGCGAACTGGCTATCTTCGACCAGAGACCGCTCAGGGGATGTTTGTCGACTTTCCGAGACTTCTCCGATTCTTCAGGGAAAAACTGCCGTTTGGGGTTGTTCAGGTTGGAAAAGCATTCAGAAATGAGATTTCACCAAGACAGGGCCTGATACGCCTGAGAGAATTTACCCAGGCAGAAGCCGAGATTTTTATCGATCCCACGAATAAGCGTCACCCGGGTTTTGACGCGATCAAGGATGAGACTTTGATGCTTCTTCCAGAGGGTGCGGATGAAGCATCTAAATGGAGACTTCATGATGCCGTCAAAGAGGGTGTAATTGCCAGTGAGTTTCTCGCATACCATATTTATCTTACATATCGCTTCCTGATCGAGATTGGAATCTCACATGATCGTCTGCGGTTCAGACAGCATGAAGCAGATGAAATGGCACATTACGCCGCTGACTGCTGGGACGCTGAGGTCCTTCTGGATCGACTTGGATGGGTCGAGGTCGTTGGGATTGCAGACAGGACTGATTACGATCTTAGGGCACATGAGGCAGTTTCAGGTGAGAAGTTGCGAATATTTAGGGCATACGATGAAACAGATACGGTGAAGCGGGTTAAGCTAAAGCCGAAGATGGCGTTAATTGGTCCGAGATTCAAAGACAGGGCAAAAAAAATTGCAGAAGCACTCGACCTGATTGATGCCACCACGATAGGCGATCAGGATATCGTGCTCAATATCGACGGAGAAGAGGTTACAATCACACAGGATATGTTTGAGTCTGTCACCGTCGAGGAAGAGATCAGTGGGGAGGAGGTGATCCCACATGTTATTGAGCCATCGTTCGGGATTGATCGGATCTTTTTTGCAGTTATGGAACATTCGTTCTACCAGGAAGAGGTAGAGGGTGAGATGCGTAATGTCCTCAGATTTCTACCCGGTATTGCACCGATTGATGCTTGCGTGCTCCCGCTTCTCGGTTCAAGAGAGGAGCTTCTCGAACTTTCGAAGCAGATACACCAAAACCTGCGAAGAGCAGGGTTTATCGTTGAACATGACGCATCAGGCACAATAGGACGCAGATACAGGAGACAGGACGAGATTGGAACGCTCTTCTGTATCACAATCGACTATGAGACGATCGAGGATAATACAGTGACCGTTAGATTCAGGGACTCGATGGATCAGGTGCGTGTGAAGGTCGATGAACTTCCAGATTGGCTTTCACGAGAGTGTGGTCGATGA
- a CDS encoding nucleoside deaminase, which produces MWSMNELILSGTVIYGEKLEPRKNSYIVIEGAAIKEIGEGEVDSVAAGIISPGFVNAHTHIGDSCVKDLPYLPLDDLVKPPQGIKHKILAEIDEKTLIASMRASILQMIGCGTVLFADFREGGASGAKALRDALSGLDIGCKLFGRDEIVPEVMDGVGISGASDMSFEVALEFRNVARSLNLPFAIHAGERDESDILPALTLCPDHLVHMVHAEKSHIKQIVAEDIPVVVCIRSNLVTGVGLPPLRSMLDAGVLIGIGTDNVMLNSPDILLEMEFLSKIYRLDDRDVLKMATINGIRILEDPTYCGIMEGGIADLVLISDESLNMRGTGEPVRGIVRRASSTDLIARVKSGLLEVS; this is translated from the coding sequence GTGTGGTCGATGAACGAACTTATACTGAGCGGTACAGTTATATATGGCGAGAAGCTCGAACCAAGGAAAAATTCATACATCGTGATCGAGGGTGCAGCGATAAAGGAGATTGGCGAAGGGGAAGTTGATTCTGTGGCTGCTGGCATTATATCACCAGGTTTTGTAAATGCCCACACGCATATCGGAGATTCGTGCGTTAAAGACCTGCCCTATCTACCACTTGACGATCTCGTGAAGCCACCCCAGGGAATTAAACATAAGATACTCGCTGAGATTGATGAGAAGACACTCATAGCATCGATGCGGGCGAGCATTCTCCAGATGATTGGATGTGGAACTGTGCTTTTTGCCGATTTCAGGGAAGGTGGAGCCTCTGGTGCAAAAGCGTTGAGGGATGCACTATCAGGTCTTGATATCGGGTGTAAGCTCTTTGGAAGGGATGAGATCGTACCAGAAGTTATGGATGGCGTGGGTATAAGCGGTGCTTCTGATATGAGCTTTGAGGTGGCACTGGAGTTTAGAAACGTCGCCAGATCACTCAATCTACCGTTTGCAATCCATGCAGGCGAGAGGGATGAATCTGATATACTTCCTGCACTCACACTCTGCCCTGATCACCTTGTTCACATGGTTCATGCAGAGAAATCGCATATCAAACAGATTGTGGCGGAGGATATACCAGTTGTTGTTTGTATCAGATCAAATCTTGTAACAGGAGTTGGATTGCCGCCGTTGAGGTCTATGCTTGATGCAGGAGTTCTTATCGGGATTGGTACAGATAATGTGATGCTGAATTCACCCGATATTCTATTGGAGATGGAGTTTCTATCAAAAATTTACAGGCTCGATGACAGAGATGTGTTAAAGATGGCAACGATAAACGGGATAAGAATTCTGGAAGATCCAACCTATTGTGGCATCATGGAAGGCGGTATCGCTGATCTTGTTCTAATATCTGATGAGAGCTTGAATATGCGTGGTACAGGCGAACCTGTGAGAGGTATCGTCAGAAGGGCATCGAGTACAGATTTAATTGCCAGGGTAAAATCTGGTTTGCTGGAGGTTTCTTAA